In Dyadobacter sp. CECT 9275, the following proteins share a genomic window:
- the rocD gene encoding ornithine--oxo-acid transaminase, with translation MPDYTDTASTGTTVIDASQNAMDLEYRYGAHNYKPMPVVLSRGLGVHVWDVEGRQYLDFLSAYSAVSQGHCHPRIVNAMIEQAQKLTLTSRAFYNDRLGECEKFLAEYFGYDKVLMMNSGVEGGETALKLTRKWAYKVKGITPGKAKTVYASGNFWGRTLAAISSSTDPSSTNDYGPFLPGYEIIPYDDLNVLEDLFKKDRDIAGFMVEPIQGEAGVVVPAEGYLSGVRELCTRHNVLFIADEVQTGIGRTGKKLACDWENVKPDILVLGKALSGGIMPVSAALANDEVMLTIAPGEHGSTYGGNPLACAVTMAAIQVVEDEKMAENAEKMGQLFRERILSLQKQCSLVELVRGKGLLNAIVINDDEDSPTAMNLCYGMMHKGLLCKPTHGNKIRFAPPLVISAEQINQACDIIEEVFLGYN, from the coding sequence ATGCCTGACTATACAGACACCGCCAGCACGGGAACTACCGTGATAGACGCCTCTCAAAATGCAATGGACCTGGAATACCGTTACGGAGCACATAACTATAAACCGATGCCCGTTGTGCTTTCCAGAGGCCTGGGTGTGCATGTCTGGGATGTGGAAGGCAGGCAGTATCTTGATTTCCTTTCAGCATACAGCGCTGTAAGTCAAGGGCATTGTCATCCACGTATCGTAAACGCTATGATAGAGCAAGCCCAAAAACTGACCCTGACCTCCCGGGCGTTTTACAATGACAGGCTTGGCGAGTGTGAAAAGTTTCTGGCCGAGTATTTCGGTTATGACAAGGTACTGATGATGAATTCAGGAGTGGAAGGCGGTGAAACCGCTCTGAAGCTAACCCGTAAATGGGCTTATAAGGTGAAAGGCATAACACCCGGAAAAGCCAAAACCGTGTATGCTTCCGGGAACTTCTGGGGACGTACCCTGGCGGCCATCTCCTCTTCAACCGACCCTTCCAGTACCAACGATTACGGTCCGTTTTTACCCGGATATGAAATTATTCCTTACGACGACCTGAATGTGCTGGAGGATCTTTTCAAAAAGGATCGCGATATCGCCGGGTTTATGGTTGAACCCATTCAGGGAGAAGCGGGCGTGGTGGTACCGGCAGAAGGGTACCTCAGCGGCGTGAGGGAGTTATGTACCAGGCACAATGTCCTTTTCATCGCAGACGAGGTGCAGACAGGGATTGGGCGGACAGGAAAAAAGCTGGCCTGCGACTGGGAAAATGTGAAGCCAGACATATTGGTACTCGGAAAGGCACTCTCGGGAGGTATCATGCCTGTATCTGCGGCTCTGGCCAACGATGAAGTAATGCTCACCATCGCACCGGGGGAACATGGCTCCACCTATGGGGGAAATCCGCTGGCATGTGCTGTTACCATGGCAGCTATTCAGGTGGTGGAAGATGAAAAAATGGCTGAGAACGCCGAAAAAATGGGGCAATTGTTCAGAGAAAGAATTCTTTCGTTACAAAAGCAATGTTCTCTGGTCGAGCTCGTTAGAGGAAAGGGATTGCTGAATGCGATCGTGATCAATGATGATGAGGACAGTCCTACGGCTATGAACCTTTGCTACGGCATGATGCACAAAGGATTGCTCTGTAAGCCGACGCATGGTAACAAAATACGTTTCGCTCCGCCGCTGGTGATCAGTGCAGAACAAATAAATCAGGCTTGTGATATCATTGAAGAGGTTTTCCTGGGGTATAACTGA